Within Vicia villosa cultivar HV-30 ecotype Madison, WI linkage group LG1, Vvil1.0, whole genome shotgun sequence, the genomic segment ATCTGAAACTATAAAAAGGAAGTTGAGCTTGGGGGCAAGAATTCTTCTTGATGGTGGAGTCGAGAAAGTGTTCATGCAGTATTTTAGCATGATCGAGGCGGAGAAGTTATTGAAAGTTTTCCATTGTTATCTGTCCACCATATTTGGCCCTCTAGCTAGTCTCCTATTCATCTCCACTAAAAAGGTTTCCTTTTGCATTGAGAGATCTATAAAAGTCTTTAATCAAAAAGGTCAAATATGTAGGATACACTATAAGGTAAGTTGTGAATAAACCTATTTATAGCTCTCAGTTTTCCTATTCCAGTATTTTGTTAAGATTCTTAAAGGTATATTATATGTGTGTTTCATGTGTAAGTTTCCATTCCAGTGAAGAATATAAAGTGTGGGAGGCAAAGTCAAAATGTTGAGAAGCCAAGACAGAAGTATATAAATATAGTTACagttgaaaattttgatttttgacttgtgGGCGTATCAAAATATTATAAGACTTTTAAATATCTAGAACATGCAACCTCACAAGCTTAGATGAATATAACATAAAGAATTTAATATTTAACTTACAATAGATGGTATACAACAATTAACAAAATGACAATTGTAATtgaagatatgatttgaaaagaggagTTTTGGTTGAGCATTGATAATAGATGCAAATTGTTGGACCCATAGTTTTAGGTTTTGCTAAAATATGGTTCTTATATGATGTTGAGCAATATGTTAtaacatcttgaccaactgtCATGACAGATTCTACTATCATGTATTTGTGATAAATGTTATgtcagatgttgtgacatcttacACCAGAATATCATTATAGTACAGTTGGTTTAATTTcttaaagatttgattgaaaaatatgagattttggaagattctagaaaataaatttttttatcttatcCTGCGCAAGTCGGGTAAAAGTTTAGTTTCACATAGATTATAGTAGGGCTGGACAATCGGTCGATTTGAGTCGATATCATGCCCAAAACTTAAATCCGACGCAGACCGCGGTTTCATTTTAAAGGCTCTATTCTGACCGATAAAATTTTGGTTTTTGGCGGATTCGGTTAGATCGATTTATCAGATAAATCGAATGAATTTAGTCGATTTAATATTCATTACACTAAAtccataaaaattaatttttaaaaaattcagtaacatttatttttgtaatttaaaAAAGATAATCAAAATTTTGGAATAACACAAAGtaagattatatttttattattgaaaataattattattatgttataaCATTTTCAATATTATTTGACATTAATTTAATCATTGTCATACTTTAAACTAAAGCTGTCAATATGgactacccggccctaaacgggcgGGCCCTAGCAGACCTTGGGCTTTTCACGGCTGGGTCAAAAAGGCCCtgtgtaatatgggctcgagatttatTACCCGAGCCCGACTCTAGATGGGCTTCGGGttacccggccctaaatgggcttttatatttaaaaaaattaaaataaaaactctataatattaattataaataaaattaaaattcttgttattttaaacataatatatttttaagtactatattatctcttataaatactataatatgtttctaaatataatatatgtctaaattgtataaaataatacttgaatatttattataagaaaaaaattaatataatacgatgaaaaaatgttgattatattaatgtataatatttaaaagagagattgaataaaatagaaataaaatttagtgaagtgagaagataatataaatattaatatatattttaaaaatttataattatgcgggcctaatAGGCTACCCACGGCCCATACAGGCTAGTCCTAATGGGAAGCGGATTTTTCAGAgctgggctaaaaaggccctgaaaaatatggactCTAATTTTAAGGCTCAAACCCTTTGATTTTTCGGGTCTGACAGACCGGCCTATATAGGCtaacccattttgacagctctagtttaaaccacaaagtaaataacaatcaaaattttgttttgtattttattgaatttttgtgAATAAACAATATCATTAGATTATTATATAAATGATAGaatcaaaatataaaaacaaaaatattaaatattaaatattaaatattaattgagtTTAGTCTGAAATGTGAGGGAATGGTGATGTTGGTTTGGTGAGAGAATGGTGATGTTGGTTTGGTGAGCGTCGTGAGATGATGAAATGCGATGCAGCCAGCTCCACGTCTCTCCATCACTGTTTGCTTGGTGGGAGAAAGAGACTTTCAAAACTCAAAAGTTGAAAAACACATAGAGCAATAATAAAACTGTAATAGCattaaccaaaaataaactttcaaacaaaaatgatgagaAACAAAGAACAAACTCTCATCTTCCCTTCTCACACCCCCTTCTCAGAAGACCACACCCTCCCCCTCTCCCACCTCGACACCGATCGTAACCTCCACCTAACCATCCGCTACCTCCGCGCTTACACCGCCACAACCACCACAACAACCATCGCCCACCATAACAACCCCTTCCACGTCATCTCCTCCTCCCTCTCACAAACACTCCCTCACTACTACCCACTCGCCGCCACACTCCGCCACCGCAAACACCCTAACAACCGCCTCGAACTCTTCTGCACCGCCAACCAAGGCATCCCTCTTATCCACACCACCGTAGACTTCACTCTCGACTCCATAAACTACCTCGATGACCCATCTTCGCCTTTCCTCGAACAATTGGTGCCCGACCCGGAACCCGAAGAGGGTATGAATCACCCATGTATGCTTCAGCTAACGGTTTTCAAGTGCGGCGGGTTCACTCTCGGTGCAGCGATTCATCACTCGCTGTGCGACGGGATGGGTGGGACTCTGttttttgttggtgattttagtatcatcaatgcattttggtagtaatgtgatttactataggccaatgcaattatgcgttaagtttgaaacgagttagggtagtgcggagtgcacgctcgtcgaaccaaacgcgtaattgaatatgaataatagaaacgggcataacgtttcgtttgaatagttgcacccgttccaacagacataactgtttccgaagaggtgtgtctgttcgcttatattattggtctcctatataaggagtcttttggtctcgatttggaacACGAAATTACATACTTCTTCTCTACATTCtaatctgttctccattgtcagaaacagattgttcttcaagaattatccccgcaaagatttcgtgaacccagacaaagaatagggtcgaaatactttgttcggaaagtgaacaaacacgattcttgaagatatccaggattatcataccgtatatctaacaaacgaacaaagtattttctgataatcatggctggaggaggaagcaccgtgaagaagatgactaaaagtttcagaaaattggacaagtttcaaggacaaTTTACATATGGTGAACACACGAAAAATATACATGGTACTGTTTTTATAATTTCTCATAAATTGCAAATTGATTACAGATATGATGTGCTTTTGATAaggattatttaatttaataataatttaaatttcatCTATTcaattgcatatgttttatgtaaCATATGAAAGGTTGTGTTGTTACCCCACGACAGATAGTTTACTTTTCATACCACTTCGAAACTTTTGATACATGTCGTTGTGAATGTTTAAACTTGTAACGTTAACCTTGAGAACACAAAgaaattattgtattt encodes:
- the LOC131644903 gene encoding spermidine coumaroyl-CoA acyltransferase-like; translation: MMRNKEQTLIFPSHTPFSEDHTLPLSHLDTDRNLHLTIRYLRAYTATTTTTTIAHHNNPFHVISSSLSQTLPHYYPLAATLRHRKHPNNRLELFCTANQGIPLIHTTVDFTLDSINYLDDPSSPFLEQLVPDPEPEEGMNHPCMLQLTVFKCGGFTLGAAIHHSLCDGMGGTLFFVGDFSIINAFW